From a single Anaerolineae bacterium genomic region:
- a CDS encoding AbrB/MazE/SpoVT family DNA-binding domain-containing protein — MAVVRVLSRGQVTLPRQVRREAGIEAGDALNVEVLGPGLVQFRVLPRLSPRELRERYLIEGPVDETADREAWQAAAAREVLGE, encoded by the coding sequence ATGGCTGTAGTAAGGGTGCTTTCGCGTGGCCAGGTCACTCTGCCGCGCCAGGTGCGCCGAGAAGCGGGGATAGAAGCCGGAGACGCCCTCAACGTGGAGGTGCTCGGTCCAGGATTGGTGCAGTTCAGAGTGCTTCCCCGGCTGAGCCCCCGCGAGCTACGAGAGCGCTACCTCATCGAGGGGCCCGTGGACGAGACGGCCGACCGCGAAGCTTGGCAGGCTGCTGCCGCCAGAGAGGTCCTCGGTGAGTGA
- a CDS encoding type II toxin-antitoxin system VapC family toxin encodes MSEDPPGLVDTNVFIHALTRDAHAEECLCFLEAIQRGEVTAQLEPVVVHQLSYALPHYRKGMTRFEIAEYLLSVLAWQGIVAQKGLLVSAVERWRDSPRLAFVDAYLAALAEQEHCPVYTKNVSELAAQGVSVADPLPKTAS; translated from the coding sequence GTGAGTGAGGATCCGCCCGGCCTCGTAGACACGAACGTCTTCATCCATGCGCTGACGCGCGACGCCCACGCGGAGGAGTGCCTCTGCTTCCTGGAGGCTATACAGAGAGGAGAAGTAACGGCACAGCTGGAGCCGGTCGTCGTGCACCAGTTGTCCTACGCCCTGCCTCACTATCGCAAGGGGATGACTCGCTTCGAGATAGCGGAGTACCTGCTGTCGGTGCTGGCCTGGCAGGGGATCGTCGCTCAGAAGGGGTTGCTGGTCTCTGCTGTGGAACGGTGGCGCGACAGCCCCCGACTTGCCTTCGTTGACGCTTACCTGGCTGCTCTGGCGGAGCAAGAGCATTGCCCGGTCTACACCAAGAACGTGAGTGAGCTGGCAGCCCAGGGTGTCTCGGTCGCTGACCCCCTGCCCAAGACGGCCTCCTAG
- a CDS encoding nucleotidyltransferase domain-containing protein, with amino-acid sequence MAQDGAGDRMSTLAELCRRSGVQALYVFGSRAHQVQQWLAGVLSALPPSGSDVDIGVKARPGSLASAWDRVRLQIALEDLLGVSRVDLVLLHEADPFLAVNVIRGERLYAEDAYCADEYELYVLRRAGDLAPLERERIALLLGEAS; translated from the coding sequence ATGGCTCAAGATGGCGCCGGCGATCGAATGTCAACCCTGGCCGAGCTCTGTCGCCGCAGCGGCGTACAAGCCCTCTACGTCTTCGGCAGCCGCGCCCACCAGGTGCAGCAGTGGCTTGCCGGCGTCCTGTCGGCCCTGCCTCCGTCTGGCTCGGACGTAGACATCGGCGTGAAGGCCCGTCCAGGGTCCCTTGCCTCGGCGTGGGACAGGGTCCGGCTGCAGATAGCCCTCGAGGATCTGCTGGGTGTCAGTCGGGTTGATCTCGTGCTGCTGCACGAGGCCGACCCCTTCCTAGCCGTCAATGTGATCCGTGGGGAGCGTCTCTACGCCGAGGACGCTTATTGCGCCGATGAGTACGAGCTCTATGTTCTGCGTCGGGCCGGCGACCTGGCCCCTTTGGAGCGAGAGCGCATAGCTCTCCTGTTGGGAGAGGCATCGTGA
- a CDS encoding sorbosone dehydrogenase yields the protein MAFGPDGALYVSLMASGRIARLPDDDGDGRADAVQVAAEGLRLPHGLEWRDGWLYVAQLDRLERLADEDGDGVLERRELVTGNLPGGGGHRTRTVRFGPDGLIYVAAGSSCNVCVEEDPRRAAILRFNPDGSIPEDNPFADDPDPRRQAVWAEGLRNSVGFLFLPDGRLWANHNGSDGLGDDLPPEEIVVEVEGGRHYGWPYCYTPGLGPNLPPDQRAEVRDERVALPEGFDCSQAVPALFTDLAHSAPLGITRVESANFPDEYQGDLLVGYHGSWNTTPANVRDCKVRRIVVEEGMPVDAQDFATGWRAEGQPCGSSASFGRPVDVIFGPDGALYISDDHGNRVYRVVYVGQ from the coding sequence ATGGCCTTCGGCCCGGACGGCGCCCTGTACGTCAGCCTCATGGCCTCGGGCCGGATCGCCCGCCTGCCCGATGACGATGGTGACGGGCGGGCCGACGCCGTCCAGGTGGCCGCCGAGGGGCTGCGCCTTCCCCACGGCCTGGAGTGGCGCGATGGCTGGCTCTACGTGGCCCAACTGGACCGCCTGGAGCGGCTCGCCGACGAGGACGGCGACGGGGTCCTGGAGAGGCGCGAGCTGGTGACGGGCAATCTGCCCGGCGGAGGTGGCCACCGCACTCGCACCGTCCGCTTCGGCCCGGACGGCCTGATCTACGTGGCCGCCGGCTCCTCCTGCAATGTGTGTGTAGAGGAGGATCCCCGCCGGGCTGCCATCCTGCGCTTCAACCCGGACGGCAGCATCCCCGAGGACAACCCCTTCGCGGACGATCCCGACCCGCGGCGGCAGGCGGTTTGGGCCGAAGGGCTACGCAACAGCGTGGGCTTCCTGTTCCTGCCCGACGGCCGGCTGTGGGCCAACCACAACGGCAGCGACGGGCTGGGCGACGACTTGCCCCCGGAGGAGATCGTGGTCGAGGTGGAGGGTGGCCGTCACTACGGCTGGCCCTACTGCTACACTCCGGGGCTGGGGCCCAACCTGCCCCCGGACCAGCGGGCCGAGGTGCGCGACGAGCGTGTGGCCCTGCCCGAGGGCTTCGATTGCTCCCAGGCCGTGCCCGCCCTCTTCACCGACCTGGCCCATTCGGCCCCTCTCGGGATCACGCGGGTGGAGAGTGCCAACTTCCCGGACGAGTACCAGGGCGATCTGCTGGTAGGGTACCATGGTTCCTGGAACACCACGCCCGCCAACGTCCGGGACTGCAAGGTGCGCCGCATCGTGGTGGAGGAGGGGATGCCGGTGGACGCCCAGGACTTCGCCACCGGCTGGCGGGCTGAGGGCCAGCCGTGCGGGAGCAGTGCTTCGTTCGGCCGGCCGGTAGACGTCATCTTCGGCCCCGACGGAGCCCTGTACATCTCCGACGACCATGGCAATCGCGTGTATCGGGTCGTGTACGTGGGTCAGTGA
- a CDS encoding DUF86 domain-containing protein: MTEGKASARIVADRLAWVCKMLSEIRALPLEDRDAFFSDRRNVWAAESCLRRALEALLDLGRHIAAKRFGQGVSEYKEIAQQLQERGVLLEREAVLLRLLAGYRNRLVHYYHEIGEEELYQICAERLGDVEQVAGALRQWARDNPEALDRSL, translated from the coding sequence GTGACTGAGGGCAAAGCGTCGGCGCGTATCGTAGCCGATCGGCTGGCGTGGGTATGCAAGATGCTCAGCGAGATACGGGCACTCCCCCTAGAAGATCGTGATGCTTTCTTCTCCGACCGGCGCAACGTATGGGCAGCGGAGTCCTGTCTGCGAAGGGCGCTCGAGGCTCTGCTGGACCTAGGGCGGCATATCGCTGCCAAGCGCTTTGGCCAGGGAGTCAGCGAATACAAGGAGATCGCCCAGCAGCTACAGGAGCGGGGCGTTCTGTTGGAGCGGGAGGCAGTTCTGTTGAGACTTCTGGCTGGCTATCGCAACCGCTTGGTGCACTACTACCACGAGATCGGCGAGGAAGAACTCTACCAGATCTGCGCCGAGCGTCTGGGCGACGTGGAGCAGGTTGCCGGAGCTCTCCGTCAGTGGGCGAGAGACAACCCGGAAGC